In Exiguobacterium sp. 9-2, the genomic window CGAATCGTCGTCATGACGGCTTCCGTTCCGGAGTTCGTAAAACGTACTTTTTCAAGCGAAGGAATCGCTTTTTGTAGTTTATGTGCAAAGTCGATTTCTAGACGGTGGGGCGTGCCATAAAGAAGACCGTTCTGGGCAGCGTGTGTGATCGCTTCCGTAATGTGGGGGTGACCGTGTCCTGTGATGATCGGACCGTAGGCCGCTAAGTAATCAATGTAGCGATTGCCATCGACATCATAAAAGTAAGCACCTTTTCCGCTTTCCATATAGACAGGTGCACCGCCGCCGACGGCTTTGAATGAACGGGATGGGCTGTTGACGCCACCAACGATACACTCTTGTGCGATTTCATATAACGCCTCTGAAGTAGGGCGAGTAGTGTGAGTAGACATGAGGATTCCTCCAATCGATGATTCGTGAAAAATATCACGATATGATTGTATCATGGACGTCAAATCCGGTGCAGAGCCGTTGACGGAATGACTTTTTGTAGGTAGACTAATTATAAAGATTATAATCTGATAATCAATGAAAGATAGAAATGAGGGGATGGACGTGGCTAACGAAATGCTGGATGACGCCGTGAAGTCGCTTCGGGAATCAGGCGTTCGAATGACACCACAACGTCACGCGATTTTAGAATATCTGACGACGGGACACACACATCCGACAGCGGATGAGATTTATCGTGCACTCGAACATCGATTTCCAAATATGAGTGTGGCGACTGTATACAATAACTTACGCGTTTTTCGAGAAAAGGGAATCGTTGAGGAAATGAACTACGGAGACGCTTCAAGTCGCTTCGATTTCGTTACGACACGCCATTACCACATGATCTGTGAGAACTGCGGAAAGATCGTTGATTTCAATTATCCTGTGCTCGATGATGTCGAAACGGTAGCGGCTCATTTAACAGGTTTCAAAGTCGATCGTCATCGACTAGAGGTGTATGGAACTTGCCCGGACTGTCAATCGAATGTCCAATAAAAAAACGAGCTGCCCTTAGCGGGGAGCTCGTTTATTGTGTTTATTGTACTTTTCGTCAAATTCTTTTCCTTCGAGAGAAGGATCCATCGTCAGTGGTTCGTCACAATGCATACATAAGTCGACGCGACCAAGGACTTTTGTTTCTTTTCCACAGTTCGGACAAGTAACGACAGCTGCCTTCGTTGATGTTAGACCAATCAAGAAGTAGAGTGCCGTACTGGCGAGGACCATAACGAAACCGAGAAGCATGAGTAAGACCATGATGATCTCGAATTGTTTGAGTAATAGACCGCCGTACATGACGAGCATACCGCCGAATACGAGAAACATTGCTAAGTTTCGCGCGCGGTTTATTTTATTTTTACGTTGTTTTTTCAAGTGAATTCCCCCTGTTGTCAGTCTAGCATAAGAAGTGGGATTGCCTGAAGAAGGAAAGCTTGTTTTTTTGTCGAAAATGGTAACGACGAGTTCGTATAGAAGGGTGAGAAGTAAATGGAACAAGCAACACGAACGATTTATTCGGAATACGCAGCTTATCGTGAAACTCAAGGAATCATTGCGGTCGAAAAACGACAACCACGGGATTCTCTGACAGATCAATTTGATACACTTCTTGTTGTCATCACAAGAGATCCGGAAGTCGAATGGACGATTAAACATTACCGATTGAATACGTTGAAAGTATCTTTACATCTTGTACACGAGGATGTGTTATCGCGTTGGATTTTATTGAACGCCAATCGACGAGCAATTCATTGGATTGCTGAAGGGACGATCGTATTCGAACGAAACGATTACTTAGTTGACTTAAAAAGACAACTACTCGATTTTCCTGATGAGGAACGACATTTACAGATGACGATTTCCTTTGCTAAATTGTTGCGTCGTTTCCAAGATGGAAGAAACTTGTTTAGTCGCGGACATCATTATGATGCCTATACACATGTCCATCATGCGTTGCATCACCTGGCACGGTTATCCGTCCTCGAAAAAGGAAAACATCCTGAAACGGTCGTTTGGGAACAGGCGCGACTCGATGACCCGGATGTCTATAAACTATACGAGCAATTATTGATGAGTGAAGAGACACTAGATCAACGTATTCATCTTGCTTTGATTGGGCTTGAGCACCTTTTGCAATCCAAGGTTTTATCGGGAGGACGCTATTTATTCGAAATTATGCGTGAACGGACGGATCCTTGGACGATGTATGAATTGATGGAAGAAGAACGATTGCAAGAAGTTAAAGTAGATTTGAGCAGCTTAATCGATTTCTTCATGCGAAAAGGTTTGATTCGTATCTCATATCAAACGACTAAAGGGGCGGGAGTCGAACTCGTGACGTATGAGCCGGTCGTATGACGATCGGCTTTACTTTTTCCTAGAATTGTTTTTGCTATATATAGAAGAAAAAAGATTTCAAAAGTTTTTTTAGAAAAACTATTGACGGTATTATACCGAGATAGTATATTAATACATGTCGACAGGGCAACACGCGCTGGACGGTGACAGGAAAGAAAAAAGATTTCAAAAAAAGGATTGACGCTTAAGTTATTCCGTGATATCTTATTAAAGTCGCTGAAAACGACACGACGAACTTTGAAAACTGAACGATGAGGCAAAAATCGTATTCTACGGAATACAAAAACGAATGAAGCGCAAGCTTCGTCAATCGTGACTCCGGTCACAACAACGAGCAAGTCAAACACTTCATGGAGAGTTTGATCCTGGCTCAGGACGAACGCTGGCGGCGTGCCTAATACATGCAAGTCGAGCGCAGGAAGCTGACGGAACTCTTCGGAGGGAAGGCAGTGGAATGAGCGGCGGACGGGTGAGTAACACGTAAGGAACCTGCCTCAAGGATTGGGATAACTCCGAGAAATCGGAGCTAATACCGGATAGTTCAACGGACCGCATGGTCCGCTGATGAAAGGCGCTTCGGCGTCACCTTGAGATGGCCTTGCGGTGCATTAGCTAGTTGGTGGGGTAACGGCCCACCAAGGCGACGATGCATAGCCGACCTGAGAGGGTGATCGGCCACACTGGGACTGAGACACGGCCCAGACTCCTACGGGAGGCAGCAGTAGGGAATCTTCCACAATGGACGAAAGTCTGATGGAGCAACGCCGCGTGAGTGATGAAGGTTTTCGGATCGTAAAACTCTGTTGTAAGGGAAGAACACGTACGAGAGGGAATGCTCGTACCTTGACGGTACCTTACGAGAAAGCCACGGCTAACTACGTGCCAGCAGCCGCGGTAATACGTAGGTGGCAAGCGTTGTCCGGAATTATTGGGCGTAAAGCGCGCGCAGGCGGCCTTTTAAGTCTGATGTGAAAGCCCCCGGCTCAACCGGGGAGGGCCATTGGAAACTGGAAGGCTTGAGTACAGAAGAGAAGAGTGGAATTCCACGTGTAGCGGTGAAATGCGTAGAGATGTGGAGGAACACCAGTGGCGAAGGCGACTCTTTGGTCTGTAACTGACGCTGAGGCGCGAAAGCGTGGGGAGCAAACAGGATTAGATACCCTGGTAGTCCACGCCGTAAACGATGAGTGCTAGGTGTTGGGGGGTTTCCGCCCCTCAGTGCTGAAGCTAACGCATTAAGCACTCCGCCTGGGGAGTACGGCCGCAAGGCTGAAACTCAAAGGAATTGACGGGGACCCGCACAAGCGGTGGAGCATGTGGTTTAATTCGAAGCAACGCGAAGAACCTTACCAACTCTTGACATCCCATTGACCGCTTGAGAGATCAAGTTTTCCCTTCGGGGACAATGGTGACAGGTGGTGCATGGTTGTCGTCAGCTCGTGTCGTGAGATGTTGGGTTAAGTCCCGCAACGAGCGCAACCCCTATCCTTAGTTGCCAGCATTCAGTTGGGCACTCTAGGGAGACTGCCGGTGACAAACCGGAGGAAGGTGGGGATGACGTCAAATCATCATGCCCCTTATGAGTTGGGCTACACACGTGCTACAATGGACGGTACAAAGGGCAGCGAGACCGCGAGGTGGAGCCAATCCCATAAAGCCGTTCCCAGTTCGGATTGCAGGCTGCAACTCGCCTGCATGAAGTCGGAATCGCTAGTAATCGCAGGTCAGCATACTGCGGTGAATACGTTCCCGGGTCTTGTACACACCGCCCGTCACACCACGAGAGTTTGCAACACCCGAAGCCGGTGAGGTAACCGCAAGGAGCCAGCCGTCGAAGGTGGGGTAGATGATTGGGGTGAAGTCGTAACAAGGTAGCCGTATCGGAAGGTGCGGCTGGATCACCTCCTTTCTAAGGAAAACGTCCCTTACGGGACATGCCCATCGTTCAGTTTTGAGAGCTCGTCTCTCACGTCTCGATAGAGACACTCGCACCTTGAAAACTGAAGACATCAACAAGACATCAAACTTTTAATTAACCATGTCATTTAAGACGTGTGTTCTTAGAATACCAACGCTAGATCAAGGTATGAAGGGCGTACGGTGGATGCCTTGGCACTAGGAGCCGATGAAGGACGCGACGAACAGCGATATGCTTCGGGGAGCAGTAAGTATGCTTTGATCCGAAGATTTCCGAATGGGGGAACCCACCATCTGTAATGGGATGGGACATGTTACATGAATACATAGTGTAACGTGAGGCAGACCCGGGGAACTGAAACATCTAAGTACCCGGAGGAAGAGAAAGCAAATGCGATTCCCTGAGTAGCGGCGAGCGAAACGGGAACAGCCCAAACCGAAGAGCATGCTCTTCGGGGTTGTAGGACACTCTACACGGAGTCAAAAAGGAAGACAGTAGGTGAAGGACCTGGAAAGGTCGGCCGAAGAAGGTGACAGCCCTGTAGCTGAAACTGTTTTCCCTCCAGAGTGGATCCTGAGTACGGCGGGACACGTGAAACCCCGTCGGAATCCGGGAGGACCATCTCCCAAGGCTAAATACTCCCTAGTGACCGATAGTGAACCAGTACCGTGAGGGAAAGGTGAAAAGCACCCCGGAAGGGGAGTGAAATAGATCCTGAAACCGTATGCCTACAAGTAGTCAGAGCCCGTTAACGGGTGATGGCGTGCCTTTTGTAGAATGAACCGGCGAGTTACGATAACGCGCGAGGTTAAGCCGATGAGGCGGAGCCGTAGCGAAAGCGAGTCTGAACAGGGCGTTCAGTGCGTTGTCGTAGACCCGAAACCAGGTGATCTACCCATGTCCAGGATGAAGGTCAGGTAACACTGACTGGAGGTCCGAACCCACGCACGTTGAAAAGTGCGGGGATGAGGTGTGGGTAGCGGTGAAATGCCAATCGAACCTGGAGATAGCTGGTTCTCCCCGAAATAGCTTTAGGGCTAGCCTCGAGGTTGAGAGTTCTGGAGGTAGAGCACTGATTGGACTAGGGGCCCCCACAGGGTTACCGAATTCAGTTAAACTCCGAATGCCAGCAACTTATACTCGGGAGTCAGACTGCGAGTGATAAGATCCGTAGTAGTCAAGAGGGAAACAGCCCAGACCGCCAGCTAAGGTCCCCAAGTGTATGTTAAGTGGAAAAGGATGTGGCGCTGCCTAGACAGCTAGGATGTTGGCTTAGAAGCAGCCACCATTCAAAGAGTGCGTAATAGCTCACTAGTCGAGTGGCGCCGCGCCGAAAATGTAACGGGGCTAAACATACCACCGAAGCTGCGGATTCCGTAAGGAATGGTAGGGGAGCGTTCCAAACCGCTGTGAAGCTGTACCGGAAGGAGCAGTGGAGCGTTTGGAAGTGAGAATGCCGGTGTGAGTAGCGAAAAGAGGGGTGAGAATCCCCTCCGTCGAAAGCCCAAGGTTTCCTGAGGAAGGCTCGTCCGCTCAGGGTTAGTCTGGACCTAAGCCGAGGCCGAAAGGCGTAGGCGATGGATAACAGGTTGATATTCCTGTACCGCCGATCCACCGTTTGAACAATGGGGGGACGCAGGAGGATAGTGACGCATGCGGATGGAAGTGCATGTGCAAGTTTCAAGACCGTCTGATTGGCAAATCCGTCAGGCACCACAGTCAAGGAACGATGCGGAGTCCCGTAGGGACGTAGGTCACGATTTCACACTGCCAAGAAAAGCCTCTAGTGAGGGGGAAGGCGCCAGTACCGTAAACCGACACAGGTAGGCGAGATGAGAATTCTAAGACGCGCGGGATAACTCTCGTTAAGGAACTCGGCAAAATGGTCCCGTAACTTCGGGAGAAGGGACGCTCTACACATGTAGAGCCGCAGTGAATAGGCCCAAACGACTGTTTAGCAAAAACACAGGTCTCTGCTAAATCGCAAGATGACGTATAGGGGCTGACGCCTGCCCGGTGCTGGAAGGTTAAGGGGATGGGTTAGCGCAAGCGAAGCTTTGAACCGAAGCCCCAGTAAACGGCGGCCGTAACTATAACGGTCCTAAGGTAGCGAAATTCCTTGTCGGGTAAGTTCCGACCCGCACGAAAGGCGTAACGATTTGGGCACTGT contains:
- a CDS encoding DUF2614 family zinc ribbon-containing protein, coding for MKKQRKNKINRARNLAMFLVFGGMLVMYGGLLLKQFEIIMVLLMLLGFVMVLASTALYFLIGLTSTKAAVVTCPNCGKETKVLGRVDLCMHCDEPLTMDPSLEGKEFDEKYNKHNKRAPR
- the perR gene encoding peroxide-responsive transcriptional repressor PerR encodes the protein MLDDAVKSLRESGVRMTPQRHAILEYLTTGHTHPTADEIYRALEHRFPNMSVATVYNNLRVFREKGIVEEMNYGDASSRFDFVTTRHYHMICENCGKIVDFNYPVLDDVETVAAHLTGFKVDRHRLEVYGTCPDCQSNVQ
- a CDS encoding nucleotidyltransferase-like protein — its product is MEQATRTIYSEYAAYRETQGIIAVEKRQPRDSLTDQFDTLLVVITRDPEVEWTIKHYRLNTLKVSLHLVHEDVLSRWILLNANRRAIHWIAEGTIVFERNDYLVDLKRQLLDFPDEERHLQMTISFAKLLRRFQDGRNLFSRGHHYDAYTHVHHALHHLARLSVLEKGKHPETVVWEQARLDDPDVYKLYEQLLMSEETLDQRIHLALIGLEHLLQSKVLSGGRYLFEIMRERTDPWTMYELMEEERLQEVKVDLSSLIDFFMRKGLIRISYQTTKGAGVELVTYEPVV